TGACAAACTATTCGCATATATCGTGACAAATTCCAAGAGGCACGAAAAGTCGTTATTAATTAAGTAGATCGTGATGCCTCTTACAACAGTCCATACGCTTTCAGTTGCCGGGCGGTACTGGAGATCAATGTTTTAACGACGGTGATGACCGGAACAGCCAGCAACATCCCGGCAATGCCAAACAGAATGCCGCTCCCAACGACCCCGATCAATACTACGAGAGGGTGAAGTGTGGCCGCGTCGCCGAGGACGATCGGCTCGTAGACGTTCTTGAGCGCCTCGGCCAACCCGACCGCGGCAAGTACCCAGATCACGAAACTCCCGGGATCGACGACGGGCAGGAGAGGATGGATTTCCTCCGCCAAGAGGGCATATGCCAGCCCCCCCGCCAAGGCGACAGCCGATCCCATGTACGGAATGACATCGGTCGCCCCGGCGAAGATACCGATGGCGATCGCCCAACGGGGAGCGACTCCTGCGATGACGAGAAACACCGTCACGCTGAGACCCAGCAAGACACACTCCAGGAAAAGGCCGCGCATGTAGCTGCCCAGCGCACGGTCGAGATCCTCAAGAACCCTCAAGGTCGGTTCGAACAGGGGATTGGGGATCGCGGCAAGGAGGCCGCGCTTGATCTCGCCGGCATCGCTCAGCAGAAACACGAAGACCAGGGGGGCGATGATCCAGGCGGAGAGAATCCTGCCCAACGTAACAAGAGGCCTCTTCACGGGCGGGAACAGTGCGTGTGCGGGTCTTTCGGGGGGTCGCTCTCCCCCGCCGACTTCGGCGTGTGGCCTCCGGGCACGCAGGTTGAGGGTCGTCCGGTTCGAACGGTGGTAATCGACCAGACGGTCGGAACCGGCCGGGACATCGGGGCCGGCGGGGTGGAGAGCGAGGAACAAGGAATGTTCCTCCGGGGTCAGGGCGAATTGGCGATGGACCCAGTCGACGATGGGTTCCGTGTCTTCATGCACCAGGCGATAGAGTCGATTGCCTTTCTTCAGCGACGGGTCCAGCCCCATCAGAGCCCTGTAATTCTCGTTGAATTTGTACAGCCCGCGGACCTTGAGTTCGATTAGCGCGGTTTCGTTCGGAAAGATGGCGGCGACCCGGCCCGCGATGAAAAGAACGGCGAGCAAGAACATGACCAATAGCAGTCCGATCGCCACACTTCGCGGCATCCGGCAACGCTCCAAGTGAACAACGAGCGGGCGACAGATGTACGCGACCGAGCCGCCGAGCGCAACGGGAACGATGAGGCTACGCAGTTTCCAAAGCAGGTACGCCGAAAGAAGCAGGCCGACACCGGCTGCGGCAGACCTGAAGAGCATCCCCGCGGACCCGAAGTCATTGCGGGAAGTCACGGTTCCATCTCTTCGTTGAAATACTCTGCCTCCAGAAGCATCTGCATCTGCGCGGCAACGACCCGGGACAATTTCATCAGGATCTTGTTCGCGAGGGAGGGGAAGTTGCGGCTTAGCGCATCGAGGTCGGAACGTCCGATGGCCACCGCGGAGACCGAGCCGTGCGCCCTGGCGGAAGCCCAGTGGACCACCTCACCCCCCACCGCAGCCAGTTCCTCGAAAGAGGCCGGGGGCTCCAGCATCGCAAGGGGAATCTCCTCTCCATCGCGCTTTTTTCTCATGATCTGGACCATTCCGCATCGCAGGATGTAGAGGGTCGCGGCGGGTGTGCCCTGATCAAAGATGATCTCGCCGTCCCGGTATTCCCGTTCG
This genomic window from Thermodesulfobacteriota bacterium contains:
- a CDS encoding AI-2E family transporter; the protein is MAIGLLLVMFLLAVLFIAGRVAAIFPNETALIELKVRGLYKFNENYRALMGLDPSLKKGNRLYRLVHEDTEPIVDWVHRQFALTPEEHSLFLALHPAGPDVPAGSDRLVDYHRSNRTTLNLRARRPHAEVGGGERPPERPAHALFPPVKRPLVTLGRILSAWIIAPLVFVFLLSDAGEIKRGLLAAIPNPLFEPTLRVLEDLDRALGSYMRGLFLECVLLGLSVTVFLVIAGVAPRWAIAIGIFAGATDVIPYMGSAVALAGGLAYALLAEEIHPLLPVVDPGSFVIWVLAAVGLAEALKNVYEPIVLGDAATLHPLVVLIGVVGSGILFGIAGMLLAVPVITVVKTLISSTARQLKAYGLL
- a CDS encoding cyclic nucleotide-binding domain-containing protein; this encodes MNAPRRKSRLVGLKKILFPMQKARDFMDTSGPARVMFDPAARTASGQKGQDLVDFLKQASLTADLGPGDRRRLARIVHEREYRDGEIIFDQGTPAATLYILRCGMVQIMRKKRDGEEIPLAMLEPPASFEELAAVGGEVVHWASARAHGSVSAVAIGRSDLDALSRNFPSLANKILMKLSRVVAAQMQMLLEAEYFNEEMEP